A genomic window from Halogeometricum borinquense DSM 11551 includes:
- a CDS encoding heavy metal translocating P-type ATPase: MSTASAQYDIGGMSCSFCVESIRKAYERTEGVEEVNVSLAHEEIRIQYDSAALSEVELKDTLRDLGYTIRDPDKQTQFEEQQQEVKRATRRVTLAGAAALVTAGLMLFMIFVRGTFESEARWMDLVTLGLALGTMFGPGRYIGVKAYNSLRRRIFNQHVLLEAGAFAGLVGGFLGLFVFPSFPTVHFFAVSVFITTYHILSEYTSLIVRSRSSQAVRGLLDLQPDTARRVRDGTVEEVEISELETDDHVRVNPGERIPVDGIVIAGETTVDESVVTGESVPGDKIPGDEVVGGSINETGTLLVEVTTTGDDAFLNQVARQIEKARTMKPGVVQLADRVLKYFVPSVLAVAAASFLFWVLVPVLWTGGPLGSEPNVKRGAFAALAVLVLGYPCALGMATPLALIRGGGLAANRGILLRSGDAFQIFQDVDTIVLDKTGTMTTGEPAVEAVVALRGDEHSVIRRAASAEVFSEHPLADAIREYANERSIEFSDPETFDSVTGKGVRATVEGEQTLVGKPGWLTEEGVDLMVARGDIDRLQERGETVVCVADDESVIGLVAIGDPVKNDADSTVERMRAAGITPVMSTGDNERTANAVAATVGIDRVMADVLPDDKRAEIRRLQDGGERVAMVGDGINDAPALTQADIGIAVGAGTDIAIESADIILMGDRLGGVMDAYEIAESSYRKTTQNLLAAFSFNGIGVTAATTGLVHPVFAMIAMILSVSAVLVNSFAGQLLRGESPNTAFAVDSGTAAADVDDSASTGCETKPDAADANTSAEPDTQNT; encoded by the coding sequence ATGAGTACCGCGAGCGCTCAGTACGACATCGGGGGGATGTCGTGTTCGTTCTGTGTCGAAAGCATCCGCAAGGCGTACGAACGAACAGAGGGCGTCGAGGAAGTGAACGTGAGTCTCGCTCACGAGGAGATTCGAATCCAGTACGACAGTGCCGCACTCAGCGAAGTCGAACTCAAGGATACACTCCGCGATCTCGGCTACACGATCCGCGACCCGGACAAACAGACGCAGTTCGAAGAACAACAGCAGGAAGTCAAGCGGGCCACCCGGCGGGTAACGCTCGCAGGCGCGGCGGCGCTCGTGACGGCCGGACTAATGCTGTTTATGATCTTCGTCCGGGGAACCTTCGAGTCGGAAGCGCGCTGGATGGACCTCGTGACGCTGGGTCTCGCATTGGGGACGATGTTTGGTCCCGGACGGTACATCGGTGTGAAGGCGTACAACAGTCTCCGGCGACGTATTTTCAACCAGCACGTTCTCCTCGAAGCCGGCGCGTTCGCAGGGTTGGTAGGAGGATTTCTCGGCTTGTTCGTCTTCCCTTCGTTCCCGACAGTCCACTTTTTCGCGGTCTCGGTGTTCATTACGACGTACCACATCCTCTCAGAGTACACCAGTCTCATCGTTCGATCACGGTCGTCACAGGCTGTCCGTGGCCTTCTCGACCTTCAGCCCGATACCGCCCGGCGCGTCCGCGACGGCACGGTCGAAGAAGTCGAGATAAGCGAACTAGAGACGGACGATCACGTACGCGTCAACCCCGGAGAGCGCATCCCCGTTGACGGCATCGTCATTGCAGGGGAAACCACTGTAGACGAGAGTGTCGTAACAGGCGAGTCTGTGCCCGGAGATAAGATACCGGGCGATGAGGTAGTTGGTGGCAGTATCAACGAGACCGGAACGCTCCTCGTGGAAGTAACAACCACTGGCGACGACGCGTTTTTGAACCAAGTCGCACGGCAGATCGAGAAAGCACGGACGATGAAACCCGGCGTCGTCCAGTTAGCAGACCGCGTACTGAAATACTTCGTTCCGAGTGTACTCGCTGTCGCCGCCGCGTCTTTCCTGTTCTGGGTACTCGTCCCTGTCCTCTGGACAGGCGGGCCGCTCGGGTCTGAGCCAAACGTCAAACGCGGCGCGTTCGCGGCGCTGGCAGTCCTCGTCCTTGGATACCCGTGTGCGCTCGGGATGGCGACGCCGCTTGCGCTCATCCGCGGCGGCGGACTCGCCGCGAACCGAGGGATTCTGCTGCGGAGTGGCGATGCCTTCCAGATATTCCAAGACGTGGACACCATCGTTCTCGACAAGACTGGCACCATGACCACCGGAGAACCCGCCGTCGAAGCGGTCGTCGCACTTCGTGGTGACGAACACAGCGTGATTCGGCGGGCGGCCAGCGCAGAGGTGTTCAGCGAACACCCACTCGCGGATGCGATTCGGGAGTACGCCAACGAGCGGAGCATCGAGTTCTCCGACCCGGAGACGTTCGACAGCGTGACTGGCAAGGGCGTTCGCGCGACGGTCGAGGGCGAGCAGACGCTTGTCGGAAAGCCCGGATGGCTCACTGAGGAAGGAGTCGATCTGATGGTCGCCCGGGGCGATATCGACAGACTTCAAGAGCGCGGCGAGACAGTCGTCTGCGTCGCTGACGACGAATCGGTCATCGGCCTCGTCGCTATCGGTGACCCGGTAAAGAACGATGCCGATTCGACCGTCGAACGAATGCGAGCGGCCGGCATCACCCCCGTCATGAGTACCGGCGACAACGAGCGGACTGCCAACGCCGTTGCAGCGACGGTCGGTATCGACCGAGTGATGGCCGACGTACTTCCGGATGACAAGCGCGCGGAGATACGACGATTACAGGACGGTGGGGAACGAGTCGCAATGGTCGGAGACGGCATCAACGATGCACCTGCGCTAACACAGGCCGACATCGGTATCGCCGTCGGCGCTGGGACAGACATCGCCATCGAGTCGGCGGACATCATATTGATGGGCGACCGACTCGGCGGTGTGATGGACGCCTACGAGATTGCCGAGAGTAGTTACCGGAAGACGACGCAGAATCTCCTCGCCGCGTTCTCGTTCAACGGCATCGGCGTCACCGCCGCGACGACAGGTCTCGTCCACCCGGTGTTTGCGATGATTGCGATGATACTCTCCGTGTCGGCCGTCCTCGTCAATAGTTTCGCAGGGCAGTTACTCCGTGGCGAGTCACCGAACACCGCGTTCGCTGTCGATTCCGGCACCGCTGCCGCAGATGTGGACGATTCGGCTAGCACAGGCTGTGAAACAAAACCCGATGCAGCAGATGCGAACACGTCCGCTGAACCGGATACACAGAACACCTAG
- a CDS encoding HsdM family class I SAM-dependent methyltransferase — MNKAVTLLSAIEDTGEQIYTAITDAPPRLQNDIDSWVDLHGLTRLDEPLKVLARQASLNLLLKSTLYEHYQKNTPNTSFNELDASDAREAFQTARESTGDIAFTEYLLDELAWITSAEDLSSVLDARQYLLNSDNPAETIGKLFEQITPQESRRKLGQFRTPPEIADIMATWCVQESTDTVLDPGVGAGALSAPAYKRKLKLSSDASLATMHGIDLNELALVMGATTLRLLDHGGPHNLQTGDFLELSPEDIDAEVDAVISNPPYSRHHELSEEYKTRVNTQIEQELGCDVSALSPMYAYFYFHAEKFLSPGGRASYITPSEFLETNYGESLKQYLTNEFNLNALVLFDRDEDSVFSEAMTTSLVSFLEMPDGGVKNDFIRFIRVDDYPGKDVLLEAITNGVEGETDWGFVNVVRQAELEPEDKWTTFFDPIDLDTSQLTPLEELATVNRGIATGANSFFCLSQQEVDEWGIEKKYLSPLVRNSRSVPTYDYRKEDWEKQRSKGDEIWLLYHLEKVSCNLSTYQKQRETKGNARLSDYVQGETENGNREYPNIVDYLKYGMSKNVEAHDSYLARNRDPWYVVDRRDPAPILVTYMSRGGCRFILNETESRNLNNLHSIYLNVDLDTDEMKSLLAYLNSGFADDVVRRSGRTYSTGMDKIEPNELQSVPVLDPRDLSNETVDSLARAFDELREIAREEGNNPDPVITKIDQILERELQQG; from the coding sequence ATGAATAAAGCTGTAACCCTGCTATCTGCCATTGAAGATACAGGAGAGCAGATCTACACTGCAATCACTGATGCCCCACCGCGGCTTCAGAATGACATTGATTCTTGGGTAGATCTCCATGGTCTTACTCGGCTGGACGAGCCCCTCAAGGTTTTGGCACGGCAGGCATCGCTAAACTTACTGCTGAAATCTACACTCTACGAGCACTACCAAAAAAATACGCCCAACACTAGCTTCAACGAACTTGATGCGTCAGACGCACGCGAGGCATTTCAGACCGCTAGGGAGTCGACAGGAGACATCGCATTCACCGAGTATTTGCTTGATGAACTTGCGTGGATCACATCAGCAGAGGATCTTTCCAGCGTTCTTGATGCACGACAGTATCTACTGAATTCGGATAATCCGGCAGAAACAATTGGGAAACTGTTTGAGCAAATCACTCCTCAAGAATCGCGGCGGAAACTCGGCCAATTCCGAACACCACCCGAGATAGCGGATATTATGGCGACTTGGTGTGTTCAGGAGAGTACTGATACGGTTCTCGATCCAGGGGTGGGTGCAGGGGCGCTGTCTGCACCTGCGTATAAACGCAAACTCAAGCTCTCATCGGATGCATCGCTGGCTACGATGCATGGCATCGATCTGAATGAACTCGCGCTAGTGATGGGTGCGACGACGCTCCGCTTGCTGGATCACGGTGGACCACATAATCTCCAAACCGGTGATTTTCTCGAACTGTCTCCAGAAGACATAGATGCGGAGGTTGATGCCGTTATCAGCAACCCTCCGTATTCCCGACACCACGAGCTTTCTGAGGAATATAAAACAAGGGTTAATACACAGATAGAACAGGAACTCGGCTGTGATGTAAGTGCATTGTCGCCGATGTATGCATACTTCTACTTCCACGCAGAGAAGTTCCTCTCCCCAGGAGGGCGCGCGTCCTACATTACCCCTTCAGAGTTTCTCGAAACCAACTACGGCGAGTCGCTAAAGCAGTACCTTACAAATGAATTCAACCTCAACGCATTGGTTCTGTTTGACCGCGACGAGGACTCTGTGTTCTCTGAGGCAATGACAACCAGCCTCGTAAGCTTCCTTGAGATGCCTGATGGTGGCGTCAAAAATGATTTCATACGGTTTATCAGGGTTGATGATTACCCCGGTAAAGACGTGCTATTGGAGGCGATTACGAACGGTGTTGAAGGTGAGACCGATTGGGGGTTCGTGAACGTTGTCCGGCAAGCGGAATTAGAGCCCGAAGACAAGTGGACTACGTTCTTCGACCCGATTGATCTCGACACGAGTCAACTGACTCCGCTGGAGGAGCTTGCAACTGTGAACCGAGGAATTGCGACTGGTGCAAACTCATTCTTCTGTCTATCACAACAGGAAGTAGACGAGTGGGGTATTGAAAAGAAATATCTGTCACCGTTAGTGCGGAATTCTCGAAGTGTCCCCACATATGACTACCGTAAGGAAGACTGGGAAAAACAGCGTAGCAAGGGTGACGAAATTTGGCTCTTGTACCATCTTGAAAAGGTAAGTTGCAACTTATCTACCTACCAGAAGCAACGAGAGACGAAAGGTAACGCTCGGCTCAGCGATTATGTCCAAGGTGAGACGGAAAACGGAAATCGTGAATACCCAAATATTGTTGATTATCTTAAATATGGGATGAGCAAGAATGTGGAAGCACACGATAGCTATCTCGCGCGCAACCGCGATCCGTGGTATGTAGTGGACCGACGCGATCCAGCACCAATCCTTGTCACATATATGTCTCGGGGCGGGTGTCGATTTATTCTCAATGAGACAGAATCTAGAAATTTGAACAATCTGCACAGTATCTATCTAAACGTTGATCTGGATACAGATGAGATGAAGTCACTCTTAGCGTACCTAAACAGTGGGTTCGCAGATGATGTTGTTCGTCGGAGTGGGCGGACTTATAGCACGGGTATGGACAAGATAGAACCAAACGAACTCCAAAGCGTTCCAGTACTTGATCCCCGTGACTTGAGTAACGAGACAGTCGATTCACTTGCTAGAGCGTTCGATGAGCTTCGAGAAATCGCCCGGGAGGAGGGGAACAATCCGGATCCAGTAATCACGAAAATTGATCAGATCTTAGAGCGGGAGTTGCAACAGGGTTAA
- a CDS encoding DUF7557 family protein yields the protein MGSDDEREKYKSIKVYESTYDRLQSHGNMGESFDDLINRILDIYENGPTDTENE from the coding sequence ATGGGTAGCGACGACGAGCGAGAGAAATACAAATCAATCAAAGTTTACGAGTCTACCTACGACCGACTCCAAAGCCACGGGAATATGGGCGAAAGTTTCGATGACCTCATCAACCGCATTCTCGATATCTACGAAAACGGGCCAACGGACACAGAGAACGAATGA
- a CDS encoding pyridoxamine 5'-phosphate oxidase family protein: MSDQSVSMSHEEIVEFLETGGTAVIALAKGDDSYAIPVSYGFDDEEEHFYLRLAFDSESEKREYVDAAGVDSLVIHEQTDEGWKSVVARGHLAEVTEAALDSTIVEAMRTMDIPFVTIFEHPSTELDFEMYRLAPEELTGRKEKTMRGVE, from the coding sequence ATGTCAGACCAGTCCGTTAGCATGAGTCACGAAGAGATTGTTGAGTTCCTCGAAACTGGCGGTACTGCGGTCATCGCACTCGCCAAGGGGGACGACTCCTATGCGATTCCCGTCTCCTACGGGTTCGACGATGAAGAGGAGCACTTCTACCTCCGACTTGCGTTCGATTCCGAATCAGAGAAACGAGAGTACGTAGATGCGGCGGGCGTTGACTCACTCGTCATCCACGAGCAGACTGACGAGGGGTGGAAGTCGGTCGTCGCTCGCGGGCATCTCGCCGAGGTGACCGAAGCGGCACTCGATTCGACCATCGTCGAGGCAATGCGGACGATGGATATTCCGTTCGTAACCATCTTCGAGCATCCGTCTACGGAGTTAGACTTCGAGATGTACCGACTCGCCCCTGAGGAACTCACCGGTCGCAAGGAGAAGACGATGCGTGGTGTCGAGTGA
- a CDS encoding GNAT family N-acetyltransferase: MFPAEIRTDRLRLRRATREVIPPLEQYEYTREGAEGIDEVTEYVSWNPVKTPKESDEFLARCEEKWDDGEAAIYAIFPRDGEDGAGEFAGTTGLHFQWDRDTAVFGIWLRKRFWGRGYSGERARAFFEVAFEEFDVSLCAAEYLPENEQSGRAIQKYIEAAGGHRDGEFRHRVVHDGDPEATVRYSITQSEWRDATDERTATLRWDDE; the protein is encoded by the coding sequence ATGTTCCCCGCTGAGATACGGACCGACCGCCTTAGACTCAGGCGCGCGACGCGCGAGGTGATTCCACCGCTCGAACAGTACGAGTACACCCGAGAGGGTGCCGAGGGCATCGACGAGGTGACAGAGTACGTTTCGTGGAACCCCGTGAAGACGCCGAAGGAGTCAGACGAATTTCTCGCCCGATGCGAAGAGAAGTGGGACGACGGCGAGGCAGCTATCTACGCCATCTTCCCGCGCGACGGCGAGGACGGCGCGGGCGAGTTCGCCGGAACGACGGGCCTACACTTCCAGTGGGACCGCGACACCGCCGTTTTCGGCATCTGGCTCAGAAAACGGTTCTGGGGTCGCGGTTACTCCGGCGAGCGGGCGCGGGCGTTCTTCGAGGTGGCGTTCGAGGAGTTCGACGTGTCGCTGTGCGCCGCGGAGTACCTCCCCGAGAACGAGCAGTCCGGTCGCGCCATCCAGAAGTACATCGAGGCTGCGGGAGGCCACCGCGACGGCGAGTTCCGCCATCGCGTCGTACACGACGGCGACCCCGAGGCAACGGTTCGCTACTCGATCACCCAAAGTGAGTGGCGTGATGCAACGGACGAACGGACGGCGACGCTCCGGTGGGACGATGAGTAA
- a CDS encoding helix-turn-helix domain-containing protein has protein sequence MSLLETEVPVRNVVTTDPEKAKALDNDVRVKILDMLADQEMTIGEIHEELARRGEKKVETTVRHHVNILKDAGLVEIARLEDASGGTLKYYKSNTRVFAYDLPDGSDDELNEVQETAREEITALVEQLFRDHDEVIETVAREMQPCEYCETQHYEEFIVRELVNRALTDVSEDGRFETIAKHSQ, from the coding sequence ATGTCTCTTCTCGAAACCGAGGTGCCGGTGCGGAACGTCGTCACGACTGATCCGGAGAAAGCCAAAGCGCTGGATAACGACGTACGCGTGAAGATTCTCGACATGCTGGCCGACCAAGAGATGACCATCGGCGAGATTCACGAGGAACTGGCACGGCGCGGTGAGAAAAAGGTCGAAACCACCGTTCGACACCACGTCAACATCCTGAAAGACGCTGGTCTCGTGGAAATCGCCCGACTCGAAGACGCCAGCGGTGGCACGCTCAAGTACTACAAATCCAACACGCGCGTGTTCGCGTACGACCTTCCCGACGGGAGCGATGATGAACTCAATGAAGTACAAGAAACGGCACGGGAGGAGATCACTGCTCTCGTCGAACAGTTGTTCCGTGACCATGACGAGGTTATCGAGACTGTTGCACGGGAGATGCAACCGTGCGAGTACTGCGAGACACAGCACTACGAGGAGTTTATCGTCCGCGAGTTAGTCAACCGAGCGCTGACCGACGTGAGCGAGGACGGGAGGTTTGAAACGATAGCTAAACACAGTCAATAA